Proteins from a genomic interval of Haemophilus parainfluenzae T3T1:
- a CDS encoding YgiW/YdeI family stress tolerance OB fold protein: MKKLLTVAAIALSSVAVYNTAIAQGFNDGHKHNTQQGFVDESVIVKTVDDALNANDDTPVRLDGQIVKQIGKKDFLFKDASGKEIQIEVSKKAWNGETIAPQDNIQIIGKVDKEWNKTEVDVKQIIKK, translated from the coding sequence ATGAAAAAATTACTTACTGTTGCAGCTATCGCATTATCTTCTGTTGCCGTATATAACACCGCAATAGCACAAGGATTTAATGATGGTCACAAGCACAACACCCAACAAGGTTTTGTCGATGAAAGTGTTATTGTAAAAACCGTTGATGATGCATTAAATGCCAATGATGACACTCCAGTTCGTTTAGACGGACAAATTGTAAAACAAATTGGTAAAAAGGATTTCTTATTTAAAGACGCAAGTGGAAAAGAAATTCAAATTGAAGTCAGCAAAAAAGCATGGAATGGTGAAACAATAGCACCTCAAGATAACATTCAAATTATCGGTAAAGTCGATAAAGAATGGAATAAAACAGAAGTGGATGTGAAACAAATCATCAAAAAATAA
- a CDS encoding aromatic amino acid transport family protein, whose amino-acid sequence MLKNKTFGSALIIAGTTIGAGMLAMPLTSAGIGFGYTVFLLVGLWALLVYSGLLFVEVYQTADRLNDGVATLAEKYFGITGRVLATFSLLILLYALSAAYITGGGSLLSGLPTAFGFENLSSELSIILFTVVLGAFVVVGTRGVDGATRILFIGKLIAFAFVLFMMLPKVSVDNLMALPLNYAFVISAAPIFFTSFGFHIIMGSVNSYLDGSVTQFRKAILIGTAIPLVAYLVWQLATHGVLSQNEFIQVLQADPTLNGLVNATRQITNSHIMGEIVRVFSALALITSFLGVMLGVFEGLGDLFKRYKLPHNRLTLTIAAFTPPLAFALYYPEGFIAALSYAGLLCAFYCLILPIGLAWKTRQANPNLPYRVIGGNVTLVIALVIGVIIMIVPFLIQAGYLPAVAG is encoded by the coding sequence ATGCTAAAAAACAAAACATTCGGCAGTGCCTTGATCATTGCCGGCACGACCATCGGGGCAGGAATGCTTGCGATGCCATTAACCTCTGCCGGTATTGGTTTTGGTTACACCGTTTTCTTATTAGTCGGCTTATGGGCACTTTTGGTTTACAGCGGTTTACTTTTTGTTGAAGTCTATCAAACAGCCGATCGCTTGAATGATGGCGTGGCGACTCTCGCTGAGAAATACTTCGGCATCACTGGGCGTGTCTTAGCCACCTTTAGTTTGCTCATTTTACTTTATGCCCTTTCTGCGGCCTATATCACCGGGGGCGGTTCATTATTATCGGGTTTACCAACCGCTTTTGGTTTTGAAAATCTTTCCTCCGAACTTTCAATCATTTTATTTACCGTCGTACTCGGTGCCTTTGTGGTTGTAGGTACAAGAGGCGTTGATGGTGCCACCCGTATTCTGTTCATCGGTAAATTAATTGCCTTTGCTTTTGTGTTGTTCATGATGTTACCCAAAGTGTCTGTCGATAACCTGATGGCCTTACCTTTAAATTATGCTTTCGTGATCTCTGCGGCGCCAATTTTCTTTACCTCCTTTGGCTTCCACATCATCATGGGTAGCGTAAACAGCTATTTAGATGGTAGTGTGACTCAATTCCGTAAAGCGATTTTAATTGGTACCGCAATTCCACTTGTAGCTTATTTAGTGTGGCAATTAGCGACTCACGGTGTATTAAGCCAAAATGAATTCATACAAGTATTACAAGCGGATCCAACCCTTAACGGCTTGGTCAATGCAACTCGTCAAATCACGAACTCCCACATTATGGGTGAAATCGTACGTGTGTTCTCTGCACTTGCATTAATCACTTCTTTTCTTGGTGTGATGCTAGGGGTATTTGAAGGTTTAGGCGATTTATTTAAACGTTACAAATTGCCACACAACCGTTTAACACTTACCATTGCAGCCTTTACGCCACCACTTGCATTTGCCTTGTATTATCCTGAAGGCTTTATCGCTGCATTAAGCTATGCGGGTTTACTCTGTGCGTTCTACTGCTTGATTTTACCTATTGGTCTCGCATGGAAAACACGTCAAGCAAATCCAAATCTGCCTTATCGTGTAATCGGTGGAAACGTAACCTTAGTGATAGCCTTAGTAATTGGCGTAATCATTATGATCGTACCATTCTTAATTCAAGCAGGTTATTTACCTGCAGTAGCAGGCTAA